One genomic window of Scatophagus argus isolate fScaArg1 chromosome 16, fScaArg1.pri, whole genome shotgun sequence includes the following:
- the atxn2l gene encoding ataxin-2-like protein isoform X4, producing the protein MHMTKKTRNTMKPPPQTQSAPLSSLMFEGVYSNARMLHFLTAVVGSTCDVRVKSGAVYEGIFKTLSSQCELALDAVHKQSDGDDGGGGGGGGGGHSSPPRIEDITDTMIFSPADLVTMTCRDVDLSFAVRGNGLVEDTFTDSAICSLRVNGEHREKVLQRWEGNGENFELESDTVREHSNGWDANEMFKFNEETYGVKSTYDSSLSMYTMPLEKENSEVYRQREARAARLASEIESGLQYRRRVSLENDEGRSEEEKYSSVVRDREDRASPGFPSSSREGKYIPLPQRAREVGLSGGSMRTGCSGRTAGPTSSRHLPPTSSSPKPSSDRSSPLSVRTTYSPHQSQGSPPVAGSPPCTNHILPHSLSHPQALGDTTRSSVNGVTSRTSPKSLRLQNSRNLRTPNSQSSPAVPRAPKPDAPPQDPSSVSPTFVDSSPSSTVTTATSSKPSGPTPLFPVDVNEILSTAAKERPESLSSPQEPKSSKAPSVQQRSQLEELRKFGKEFRLQPSSSSPSASPASAGPPQHSSADASDSPSAPPKSFNSLTSSAQDLPQTAESATTPTTPAGPQSSSPEGPQSGTTQSTPSSEEARPDSSDRPEAVSAAAAVQVKNSTLNPNAKEFLPIKGNTALKPTPTPTPPRPTPPSPSVVLPPPGQPGGGGGAIYSNPPGHYMSYVPPVHIQGASIQAPQMYQYTVSTVSQGKYRSKGPVVGQRPEHHPSPASPMIPAAGSAAGPPLVAPPYPQSYLQYSQVIQAVSPHYHGQAVYSMLQGGPRMLTSGAPPQPMGPPGPQYPGQVEGQPGPQQAMYAQSFSHHSGSIHHPQPSSTPTGSQPPAQHTAPSPGHTQSSQAGPQPQSMFHSGGLSAPAPPNLPPGHSSPQASYTLQGYGLPHHQPLPHGFASISQLSQAHVPGGMSGPHHSAGHGLPHVMLHYVTAQQGSSSSPQQGAPQHFYIGPPQAVQVQAHPTQQLSFHPSAN; encoded by the exons ATGCACATGACTAAAAA GACCAGGAACACAATGAAACCACCGCCACAGACCCAGTCAGCCCCCCTAAGCAGCTTA atgTTTGAAGGCGTCTACAGCAACGCCAGAATGCTTCATTTCCTCACTGCAGTCGTG GGCTCCACCTGCGACGTCAGAGTGAAAAGTGGTGCAGTGTACGAGGGAATCTTCAAGACTTTAAGCTCACag TGCGAGCTGGCTCTGGATGCTGTTCATAAACAGAGTGATGGAGACgacgggggaggaggaggaggaggaggaggaggacattcCTCTCCTCCCAGGATTGAAGATATCACTGACACAATGATCTTCAGTCCCGCCGACCTGGTGACTATGACCTGCCGCGACGTCGACTTGAGCTTCGCTGTCAGAGGTAACGGACTCGTGGAAG acaCGTTCACCGACTCGGCCATCTGTTCGCTGCGAGTGAACGGCGAACACCGGGAGAAGGTTCTGCAGAGGTGGGAGGGAAACGGAGAAAACTTTGAGCTGGAGTCAGACACAGTGAGGGaacac TCGAACGGCTGGGACGCCAACGAGATGTTCAAGTTTAATGAGGAGACGTACGGCGTCAAGTCCACGTACGACTCCAGCCTGTCCATGTACAC CATGCCTTTAGAGAAGGAGAACTCGGAGGTTTACAGGCAGCGGGAAGCGCGAGCTGCCCGCCTGGCCAGCGAGATCGAGAGCGGCCTGCAGTACCGCCGACGCGTTTCTTTGGAGAACGACGAGGGCAGGAGCGAGGAGGAGAAGTACAGCTCGGTGGTCCgagacagggaggacagggCCAGTCCGGGGTTCCCCTCCAGCAGCAG AGAAGGTAAATACATCCCTCTCCCCCAGCGGGCTCGAGAGGTCGGCCTCTCCGGCGGCAGCATGAGGACCGGGTGCTCCGGGCGAACCGCCGGCCCGACTTCCTCCAGGCACCTGCCGCCCACCTCGTCCTCCCCCAAACCGTCCTCCGACAGGAGCAGCCCGCTGTCCGTCAGAACCACCTACTCCCCTCACCAATCACAGGGCAGCCCGCCGGTGGCCGGCAGCCCTCCCTGCACCAATCACATTCttcctcactccctctcccATCCACAGGCACTGGGCGACACGACGCGCTCGTCTGTTAATGGAG TTACATCTAGAACTTCCCCAAAGTCTCTGAGACTTCAGAACAGCAGAAACCTGCGAACCCCGAACTCGCAGTCCTCCCCTGCAG TCCCACGTGCTCCAAAACCAGACGCCCCTCCTCAGGACCCCTCCTCAGTCAGCCCCACTTTTGTggactcctccccctcctccactgtCACCACGGCAACCTCCAGCAAACCCTCCGGCCCCACCCCGCTGTTCCCTGTCGATG TGAATGAAATCCTgagcacagcagcaaaagagCGCCCTGAAAGTCTGTCCAGTCCACAAGAACCCAAGAGCAGCAAAG ctcCGTCGGTCCAGCAGAGATCACAGCTGGAGGAGCTCCGCAAGTTCGGCAAAGAGTTCAGG CTGCAGCCCAGCAGCTCCTCCCCCTCAGCGAGTCCGGCCTCTGCAGGTCCTCCTCAGCACAGCTCCGCCGACGCCTCCGACTCCCCCTCTGCTCCGCCCAAATCCTTCAActccctcacctcctctgcCCAAGATCTGCCACAGACCGCAGAGTCAGCTACGACCCCCACGACTCCTGCCGGCCCCCAGTCCTCAAGCCCCGAGGGGCCACAGTCTGGGACGACCCAATCGACCCCCAGCAGCGAGGAGGCCCGTCCAGACAGCAGTGACCGACCAGAGGCTGTGTCTGCAGCCGCTGCAGT GCAGGTGAAAAACTCAACATTGAATCCAAATGCAAAAGAATTTCTTCCCATAAAAGGAAACACAGCCCTG AAACCCACGCcgacccccacccctcctcgGCCGACTCCCCCCAGCCCCTCTGTGGTTCTGCCTCCACCTGGAcagccaggaggaggaggaggagccatcTACAGCAACCCACCTGGACACTACATGTCCTATGTCCCCCCGGTCCACATCCAGGGAGCCTCCATCCAG GCTCCTCAGATGTATCAGTACACCGTGTCAACTGTCAGCCAGGGCAAGTACAGATCCAAag GCCCGGTGGTGGGACAGCGTCCGGAGCACCACCCCTCCCCGGCCTCCCCCATGATCCCAGCTGCAGGCTCGGCAGCAGGACCCCCGCTGGTGGCTCCCCCGTACCCCCAGTCCTACCTGCAGTACAGTCAGGTGATCCAGGCCGTGTCGCCACACTACCACGGACAG GCAGTTTACTCAATGCTACAGGGGGGTCCGAGGATGCTGACCTCTGGGGCCCCTCCTCAGCCGATGGGCCCTCCAGGTCCCCAGTACCCCGGGCAGGTGGAGGGCCAGCCGGGGCCACAACAGGCCATGTATG CTCAGTCGTTCTCTCACCACTCGGGCTCCATCCATCACCCTCAGCCCTCCAGCACCCCCACTGGGAGTCAGCCCCCAGCCCAGCACACGGCACCCAGTCCAGGACACACTCAG TCGAGTCAGGCTGGTCCTCAGCCGCAGTCCATGTTCCACTCAGGAGGTCTGTCGGCTCCCGCTCCTCCTAACCTGCCGCCGGGCCACAGCTCCCCGCAGGCCTCCTACACCCTGCAGGGATACGGCCTCCCGCACCACCAGCCGCTGCCCCACGGCTTCGCCTCCATCAGCCAGCTCTCGCAG GCTCACGTCCCAGGAGGCATGTCGGGACCTCACCACTCCGCAGGCCACGGACTGCCCCACGTCATGCTGCACTACGTCACCGCTCAGCAGGGCAGCAGCTCCAGCCCCCAGCAAGGAGCCCCACAGCACTTCTACATCGGACCCCCACAAG CTGTTCAGGTTCAGGCTCATCCCACGCAACAGCTGTCCTTCCACCCGTCTGCTAACTGA
- the atxn2l gene encoding ataxin-2-like protein isoform X6, translating to MHMTKKTRNTMKPPPQTQSAPLSSLMFEGVYSNARMLHFLTAVVGSTCDVRVKSGAVYEGIFKTLSSQCELALDAVHKQSDGDDGGGGGGGGGGHSSPPRIEDITDTMIFSPADLVTMTCRDVDLSFAVRDTFTDSAICSLRVNGEHREKVLQRWEGNGENFELESDTSNGWDANEMFKFNEETYGVKSTYDSSLSMYTMPLEKENSEVYRQREARAARLASEIESGLQYRRRVSLENDEGRSEEEKYSSVVRDREDRASPGFPSSSREGKYIPLPQRAREVGLSGGSMRTGCSGRTAGPTSSRHLPPTSSSPKPSSDRSSPLSVRTTYSPHQSQGSPPVAGSPPCTNHILPHSLSHPQALGDTTRSSVNGVTSRTSPKSLRLQNSRNLRTPNSQSSPAVPRAPKPDAPPQDPSSVSPTFVDSSPSSTVTTATSSKPSGPTPLFPVDVNEILSTAAKERPESLSSPQEPKSSKAPSVQQRSQLEELRKFGKEFRLQPSSSSPSASPASAGPPQHSSADASDSPSAPPKSFNSLTSSAQDLPQTAESATTPTTPAGPQSSSPEGPQSGTTQSTPSSEEARPDSSDRPEAVSAAAAVQVKNSTLNPNAKEFLPIKGNTALKPTPTPTPPRPTPPSPSVVLPPPGQPGGGGGAIYSNPPGHYMSYVPPVHIQGASIQAPQMYQYTVSTVSQGKYRSKGPVVGQRPEHHPSPASPMIPAAGSAAGPPLVAPPYPQSYLQYSQVIQAVSPHYHGQAVYSMLQGGPRMLTSGAPPQPMGPPGPQYPGQVEGQPGPQQAMYAQSFSHHSGSIHHPQPSSTPTGSQPPAQHTAPSPGHTQSSQAGPQPQSMFHSGGLSAPAPPNLPPGHSSPQASYTLQGYGLPHHQPLPHGFASISQLSQAHVPGGMSGPHHSAGHGLPHVMLHYVTAQQGSSSSPQQGAPQHFYIGPPQAVQVQAHPTQQLSFHPSAN from the exons ATGCACATGACTAAAAA GACCAGGAACACAATGAAACCACCGCCACAGACCCAGTCAGCCCCCCTAAGCAGCTTA atgTTTGAAGGCGTCTACAGCAACGCCAGAATGCTTCATTTCCTCACTGCAGTCGTG GGCTCCACCTGCGACGTCAGAGTGAAAAGTGGTGCAGTGTACGAGGGAATCTTCAAGACTTTAAGCTCACag TGCGAGCTGGCTCTGGATGCTGTTCATAAACAGAGTGATGGAGACgacgggggaggaggaggaggaggaggaggaggacattcCTCTCCTCCCAGGATTGAAGATATCACTGACACAATGATCTTCAGTCCCGCCGACCTGGTGACTATGACCTGCCGCGACGTCGACTTGAGCTTCGCTGTCAGAG acaCGTTCACCGACTCGGCCATCTGTTCGCTGCGAGTGAACGGCGAACACCGGGAGAAGGTTCTGCAGAGGTGGGAGGGAAACGGAGAAAACTTTGAGCTGGAGTCAGACACA TCGAACGGCTGGGACGCCAACGAGATGTTCAAGTTTAATGAGGAGACGTACGGCGTCAAGTCCACGTACGACTCCAGCCTGTCCATGTACAC CATGCCTTTAGAGAAGGAGAACTCGGAGGTTTACAGGCAGCGGGAAGCGCGAGCTGCCCGCCTGGCCAGCGAGATCGAGAGCGGCCTGCAGTACCGCCGACGCGTTTCTTTGGAGAACGACGAGGGCAGGAGCGAGGAGGAGAAGTACAGCTCGGTGGTCCgagacagggaggacagggCCAGTCCGGGGTTCCCCTCCAGCAGCAG AGAAGGTAAATACATCCCTCTCCCCCAGCGGGCTCGAGAGGTCGGCCTCTCCGGCGGCAGCATGAGGACCGGGTGCTCCGGGCGAACCGCCGGCCCGACTTCCTCCAGGCACCTGCCGCCCACCTCGTCCTCCCCCAAACCGTCCTCCGACAGGAGCAGCCCGCTGTCCGTCAGAACCACCTACTCCCCTCACCAATCACAGGGCAGCCCGCCGGTGGCCGGCAGCCCTCCCTGCACCAATCACATTCttcctcactccctctcccATCCACAGGCACTGGGCGACACGACGCGCTCGTCTGTTAATGGAG TTACATCTAGAACTTCCCCAAAGTCTCTGAGACTTCAGAACAGCAGAAACCTGCGAACCCCGAACTCGCAGTCCTCCCCTGCAG TCCCACGTGCTCCAAAACCAGACGCCCCTCCTCAGGACCCCTCCTCAGTCAGCCCCACTTTTGTggactcctccccctcctccactgtCACCACGGCAACCTCCAGCAAACCCTCCGGCCCCACCCCGCTGTTCCCTGTCGATG TGAATGAAATCCTgagcacagcagcaaaagagCGCCCTGAAAGTCTGTCCAGTCCACAAGAACCCAAGAGCAGCAAAG ctcCGTCGGTCCAGCAGAGATCACAGCTGGAGGAGCTCCGCAAGTTCGGCAAAGAGTTCAGG CTGCAGCCCAGCAGCTCCTCCCCCTCAGCGAGTCCGGCCTCTGCAGGTCCTCCTCAGCACAGCTCCGCCGACGCCTCCGACTCCCCCTCTGCTCCGCCCAAATCCTTCAActccctcacctcctctgcCCAAGATCTGCCACAGACCGCAGAGTCAGCTACGACCCCCACGACTCCTGCCGGCCCCCAGTCCTCAAGCCCCGAGGGGCCACAGTCTGGGACGACCCAATCGACCCCCAGCAGCGAGGAGGCCCGTCCAGACAGCAGTGACCGACCAGAGGCTGTGTCTGCAGCCGCTGCAGT GCAGGTGAAAAACTCAACATTGAATCCAAATGCAAAAGAATTTCTTCCCATAAAAGGAAACACAGCCCTG AAACCCACGCcgacccccacccctcctcgGCCGACTCCCCCCAGCCCCTCTGTGGTTCTGCCTCCACCTGGAcagccaggaggaggaggaggagccatcTACAGCAACCCACCTGGACACTACATGTCCTATGTCCCCCCGGTCCACATCCAGGGAGCCTCCATCCAG GCTCCTCAGATGTATCAGTACACCGTGTCAACTGTCAGCCAGGGCAAGTACAGATCCAAag GCCCGGTGGTGGGACAGCGTCCGGAGCACCACCCCTCCCCGGCCTCCCCCATGATCCCAGCTGCAGGCTCGGCAGCAGGACCCCCGCTGGTGGCTCCCCCGTACCCCCAGTCCTACCTGCAGTACAGTCAGGTGATCCAGGCCGTGTCGCCACACTACCACGGACAG GCAGTTTACTCAATGCTACAGGGGGGTCCGAGGATGCTGACCTCTGGGGCCCCTCCTCAGCCGATGGGCCCTCCAGGTCCCCAGTACCCCGGGCAGGTGGAGGGCCAGCCGGGGCCACAACAGGCCATGTATG CTCAGTCGTTCTCTCACCACTCGGGCTCCATCCATCACCCTCAGCCCTCCAGCACCCCCACTGGGAGTCAGCCCCCAGCCCAGCACACGGCACCCAGTCCAGGACACACTCAG TCGAGTCAGGCTGGTCCTCAGCCGCAGTCCATGTTCCACTCAGGAGGTCTGTCGGCTCCCGCTCCTCCTAACCTGCCGCCGGGCCACAGCTCCCCGCAGGCCTCCTACACCCTGCAGGGATACGGCCTCCCGCACCACCAGCCGCTGCCCCACGGCTTCGCCTCCATCAGCCAGCTCTCGCAG GCTCACGTCCCAGGAGGCATGTCGGGACCTCACCACTCCGCAGGCCACGGACTGCCCCACGTCATGCTGCACTACGTCACCGCTCAGCAGGGCAGCAGCTCCAGCCCCCAGCAAGGAGCCCCACAGCACTTCTACATCGGACCCCCACAAG CTGTTCAGGTTCAGGCTCATCCCACGCAACAGCTGTCCTTCCACCCGTCTGCTAACTGA
- the atxn2l gene encoding ataxin-2-like protein isoform X3 — protein MHMTKKTRNTMKPPPQTQSAPLSSLMFEGVYSNARMLHFLTAVVGSTCDVRVKSGAVYEGIFKTLSSQCELALDAVHKQSDGDDGGGGGGGGGGHSSPPRIEDITDTMIFSPADLVTMTCRDVDLSFAVRDTFTDSAICSLRVNGEHREKVLQRWEGNGENFELESDTVREHSNGWDANEMFKFNEETYGVKSTYDSSLSMYTMPLEKENSEVYRQREARAARLASEIESGLQYRRRVSLENDEGRSEEEKYSSVVRDREDRASPGFPSSSREGKYIPLPQRAREVGLSGGSMRTGCSGRTAGPTSSRHLPPTSSSPKPSSDRSSPLSVRTTYSPHQSQGSPPVAGSPPCTNHILPHSLSHPQALGDTTRSSVNGVTSRTSPKSLRLQNSRNLRTPNSQSSPAVPRAPKPDAPPQDPSSVSPTFVDSSPSSTVTTATSSKPSGPTPLFPVDGEMLRFSVNEILSTAAKERPESLSSPQEPKSSKAPSVQQRSQLEELRKFGKEFRLQPSSSSPSASPASAGPPQHSSADASDSPSAPPKSFNSLTSSAQDLPQTAESATTPTTPAGPQSSSPEGPQSGTTQSTPSSEEARPDSSDRPEAVSAAAAVQVKNSTLNPNAKEFLPIKGNTALKPTPTPTPPRPTPPSPSVVLPPPGQPGGGGGAIYSNPPGHYMSYVPPVHIQGASIQAPQMYQYTVSTVSQGKYRSKGPVVGQRPEHHPSPASPMIPAAGSAAGPPLVAPPYPQSYLQYSQVIQAVSPHYHGQAVYSMLQGGPRMLTSGAPPQPMGPPGPQYPGQVEGQPGPQQAMYAQSFSHHSGSIHHPQPSSTPTGSQPPAQHTAPSPGHTQSSQAGPQPQSMFHSGGLSAPAPPNLPPGHSSPQASYTLQGYGLPHHQPLPHGFASISQLSQAHVPGGMSGPHHSAGHGLPHVMLHYVTAQQGSSSSPQQGAPQHFYIGPPQAVQVQAHPTQQLSFHPSAN, from the exons ATGCACATGACTAAAAA GACCAGGAACACAATGAAACCACCGCCACAGACCCAGTCAGCCCCCCTAAGCAGCTTA atgTTTGAAGGCGTCTACAGCAACGCCAGAATGCTTCATTTCCTCACTGCAGTCGTG GGCTCCACCTGCGACGTCAGAGTGAAAAGTGGTGCAGTGTACGAGGGAATCTTCAAGACTTTAAGCTCACag TGCGAGCTGGCTCTGGATGCTGTTCATAAACAGAGTGATGGAGACgacgggggaggaggaggaggaggaggaggaggacattcCTCTCCTCCCAGGATTGAAGATATCACTGACACAATGATCTTCAGTCCCGCCGACCTGGTGACTATGACCTGCCGCGACGTCGACTTGAGCTTCGCTGTCAGAG acaCGTTCACCGACTCGGCCATCTGTTCGCTGCGAGTGAACGGCGAACACCGGGAGAAGGTTCTGCAGAGGTGGGAGGGAAACGGAGAAAACTTTGAGCTGGAGTCAGACACAGTGAGGGaacac TCGAACGGCTGGGACGCCAACGAGATGTTCAAGTTTAATGAGGAGACGTACGGCGTCAAGTCCACGTACGACTCCAGCCTGTCCATGTACAC CATGCCTTTAGAGAAGGAGAACTCGGAGGTTTACAGGCAGCGGGAAGCGCGAGCTGCCCGCCTGGCCAGCGAGATCGAGAGCGGCCTGCAGTACCGCCGACGCGTTTCTTTGGAGAACGACGAGGGCAGGAGCGAGGAGGAGAAGTACAGCTCGGTGGTCCgagacagggaggacagggCCAGTCCGGGGTTCCCCTCCAGCAGCAG AGAAGGTAAATACATCCCTCTCCCCCAGCGGGCTCGAGAGGTCGGCCTCTCCGGCGGCAGCATGAGGACCGGGTGCTCCGGGCGAACCGCCGGCCCGACTTCCTCCAGGCACCTGCCGCCCACCTCGTCCTCCCCCAAACCGTCCTCCGACAGGAGCAGCCCGCTGTCCGTCAGAACCACCTACTCCCCTCACCAATCACAGGGCAGCCCGCCGGTGGCCGGCAGCCCTCCCTGCACCAATCACATTCttcctcactccctctcccATCCACAGGCACTGGGCGACACGACGCGCTCGTCTGTTAATGGAG TTACATCTAGAACTTCCCCAAAGTCTCTGAGACTTCAGAACAGCAGAAACCTGCGAACCCCGAACTCGCAGTCCTCCCCTGCAG TCCCACGTGCTCCAAAACCAGACGCCCCTCCTCAGGACCCCTCCTCAGTCAGCCCCACTTTTGTggactcctccccctcctccactgtCACCACGGCAACCTCCAGCAAACCCTCCGGCCCCACCCCGCTGTTCCCTGTCGATGGTGAGATGTTGAGGTTTTCAG TGAATGAAATCCTgagcacagcagcaaaagagCGCCCTGAAAGTCTGTCCAGTCCACAAGAACCCAAGAGCAGCAAAG ctcCGTCGGTCCAGCAGAGATCACAGCTGGAGGAGCTCCGCAAGTTCGGCAAAGAGTTCAGG CTGCAGCCCAGCAGCTCCTCCCCCTCAGCGAGTCCGGCCTCTGCAGGTCCTCCTCAGCACAGCTCCGCCGACGCCTCCGACTCCCCCTCTGCTCCGCCCAAATCCTTCAActccctcacctcctctgcCCAAGATCTGCCACAGACCGCAGAGTCAGCTACGACCCCCACGACTCCTGCCGGCCCCCAGTCCTCAAGCCCCGAGGGGCCACAGTCTGGGACGACCCAATCGACCCCCAGCAGCGAGGAGGCCCGTCCAGACAGCAGTGACCGACCAGAGGCTGTGTCTGCAGCCGCTGCAGT GCAGGTGAAAAACTCAACATTGAATCCAAATGCAAAAGAATTTCTTCCCATAAAAGGAAACACAGCCCTG AAACCCACGCcgacccccacccctcctcgGCCGACTCCCCCCAGCCCCTCTGTGGTTCTGCCTCCACCTGGAcagccaggaggaggaggaggagccatcTACAGCAACCCACCTGGACACTACATGTCCTATGTCCCCCCGGTCCACATCCAGGGAGCCTCCATCCAG GCTCCTCAGATGTATCAGTACACCGTGTCAACTGTCAGCCAGGGCAAGTACAGATCCAAag GCCCGGTGGTGGGACAGCGTCCGGAGCACCACCCCTCCCCGGCCTCCCCCATGATCCCAGCTGCAGGCTCGGCAGCAGGACCCCCGCTGGTGGCTCCCCCGTACCCCCAGTCCTACCTGCAGTACAGTCAGGTGATCCAGGCCGTGTCGCCACACTACCACGGACAG GCAGTTTACTCAATGCTACAGGGGGGTCCGAGGATGCTGACCTCTGGGGCCCCTCCTCAGCCGATGGGCCCTCCAGGTCCCCAGTACCCCGGGCAGGTGGAGGGCCAGCCGGGGCCACAACAGGCCATGTATG CTCAGTCGTTCTCTCACCACTCGGGCTCCATCCATCACCCTCAGCCCTCCAGCACCCCCACTGGGAGTCAGCCCCCAGCCCAGCACACGGCACCCAGTCCAGGACACACTCAG TCGAGTCAGGCTGGTCCTCAGCCGCAGTCCATGTTCCACTCAGGAGGTCTGTCGGCTCCCGCTCCTCCTAACCTGCCGCCGGGCCACAGCTCCCCGCAGGCCTCCTACACCCTGCAGGGATACGGCCTCCCGCACCACCAGCCGCTGCCCCACGGCTTCGCCTCCATCAGCCAGCTCTCGCAG GCTCACGTCCCAGGAGGCATGTCGGGACCTCACCACTCCGCAGGCCACGGACTGCCCCACGTCATGCTGCACTACGTCACCGCTCAGCAGGGCAGCAGCTCCAGCCCCCAGCAAGGAGCCCCACAGCACTTCTACATCGGACCCCCACAAG CTGTTCAGGTTCAGGCTCATCCCACGCAACAGCTGTCCTTCCACCCGTCTGCTAACTGA